A genomic stretch from Edaphobacter aggregans includes:
- a CDS encoding nuclear transport factor 2 family protein, with product MLWSGPTNRALTVVSSVLVVLLVLGAGARPAFAEAHDKHDIKKQVEALEEQWRTAQLAGDVATMDKMLSEDFIGISMSGQVNTKAQLLDRVRAHKVSLSKIALSDMKVKLIGGIAIVTSLAEVEGTNEGASVKGTYRYTRVYQRLPSGGWKITSFEATRVPGHKAKEQQISPIPSTPVTTPQPRVN from the coding sequence ATGCTCTGGAGTGGTCCTACAAATCGCGCCTTGACGGTGGTTTCGTCCGTACTTGTGGTGTTGCTGGTTTTGGGCGCTGGTGCGCGGCCTGCATTTGCTGAGGCGCACGACAAGCACGATATCAAGAAACAGGTCGAGGCGCTGGAGGAGCAGTGGCGGACGGCCCAGTTGGCGGGCGATGTCGCGACCATGGACAAGATGCTCTCCGAGGACTTTATCGGGATCTCGATGTCGGGCCAGGTGAATACCAAGGCACAACTGCTAGATCGGGTACGGGCTCATAAAGTGTCGCTCAGCAAGATTGCGCTGAGCGATATGAAGGTGAAGCTGATCGGTGGGATCGCCATCGTGACGTCTCTCGCTGAGGTGGAAGGGACCAACGAGGGCGCTTCGGTTAAGGGAACCTACCGATACACGAGGGTCTATCAAAGACTTCCATCCGGGGGATGGAAGATTACAAGCTTTGAGGCGACGCGAGTCCCGGGTCATAAAGCCAAGGAACAGCAGATTTCGCCTATACCGTCGACCCCTGTGACAACGCCGCAGCCCAGGGTCAATTGA
- a CDS encoding RidA family protein gives MSDQVKTAISTKEAPAAIGPYSQAVRSGDTLFASGQIGLDPATGQLVSGGVAEQTKRVFDNIKAVLAKAGLDLTHVVKTTVFLKSMGDFAAMNEVYATYLAPEGVIPPARSTVAVAGLPKDALVEIEVIAKAGA, from the coding sequence ATGAGCGATCAAGTGAAGACAGCGATTTCGACCAAGGAAGCTCCGGCCGCTATTGGCCCCTATTCGCAGGCGGTTCGGTCCGGCGATACGTTGTTTGCCTCTGGGCAGATTGGGCTCGATCCTGCAACCGGCCAGCTGGTTTCGGGGGGCGTGGCGGAACAGACCAAACGGGTGTTCGACAATATCAAGGCGGTGCTGGCCAAAGCCGGGCTCGACCTGACTCATGTCGTGAAGACGACGGTCTTTCTGAAGAGCATGGGTGACTTTGCGGCGATGAACGAGGTGTATGCGACCTACCTGGCTCCCGAGGGAGTGATTCCACCTGCTCGGTCGACGGTGGCAGTCGCTGGGTTGCCGAAGGATGCGCTAGTGGAGATCGAGGTCATCGCCAAGGCCGGAGCTTAA
- a CDS encoding SpoIIE family protein phosphatase yields the protein MPNISADREVSIDVIAPDSSRERVSVVQVPFLIGRGKAGNNLPIQDPRVSRQCAAIVSEGDEFCLEDRGHRLGVFVNGKRIDRRILKDRDVISFGLDRSYTLVFRITERASPSLQTLLTRMDSVAEGYASSGGLGKLKLLLEATMLLHSQLPLDSVLEAMLDRAISLCGADRGLLLEKDGTGTLRQRLARERGSQGLSANSLSPSQTAIGMAVRQESSVITEDLHLADGALQGAQSVIAQRLRAVVAIPLYAMSRANTEASMVHAQRGQFLGVLYLDSQRPAAFSSLDRQILDAIAIESASILDNARLVEHERERQRIEREFGIAREIQQALLPRSFKDFPHLVISGVNTPCTEVGGDYFDVFSIDKRRTAFLIADVSGKGLGAALLTPMLQGALSAMAMDVTPERAFQHINGFLCTHSSVGRYATMFFGILDVDGSLEYINAGHPSPLLLRSNEVTELYTKGSLPLGLVPEAQHTIDRARLEPGDTLVLFSDGVTEAADVNDNLFGVARLQEMLRGHHESPLDQVKESIVKAVEGFSAGISQADDLTLLLVRYSGTTESDGPIASVATAGQATGGGA from the coding sequence ATGCCAAACATCTCTGCCGACAGGGAAGTATCCATTGATGTCATCGCCCCAGACAGCTCACGCGAGCGTGTGTCCGTTGTCCAAGTACCTTTCTTAATCGGCCGGGGCAAAGCTGGAAATAATCTTCCCATCCAAGATCCGCGTGTGTCGCGTCAATGCGCGGCTATTGTCTCGGAGGGAGATGAGTTCTGTCTCGAAGACCGGGGCCACAGGCTCGGGGTCTTCGTCAATGGCAAGAGGATCGATCGAAGGATTCTCAAGGATCGAGATGTCATCAGCTTCGGTCTCGACAGGTCCTATACTCTTGTTTTTCGGATCACAGAACGGGCATCGCCATCGCTGCAAACTCTACTTACCCGAATGGATAGTGTTGCGGAAGGCTACGCGTCGTCAGGCGGTCTCGGCAAGCTGAAACTTCTGCTGGAAGCGACCATGCTGCTGCACTCGCAGTTGCCGCTCGATTCCGTGTTGGAAGCGATGCTGGACCGCGCCATTTCCCTTTGTGGGGCGGATCGCGGATTGCTGCTTGAGAAGGATGGGACAGGAACGTTGCGACAACGCCTGGCGCGTGAGAGAGGTTCTCAGGGGCTGTCTGCGAACTCGCTTTCCCCAAGCCAGACGGCCATCGGCATGGCGGTTCGGCAGGAGTCCAGCGTAATTACCGAAGACCTGCATCTTGCGGATGGGGCGCTCCAAGGTGCGCAGAGTGTCATTGCCCAACGTCTGCGTGCGGTGGTAGCGATTCCCCTCTATGCCATGTCTCGCGCCAATACTGAAGCGTCCATGGTGCATGCGCAGCGCGGTCAATTTCTTGGGGTGCTTTATCTCGACTCGCAGCGGCCAGCTGCATTTTCCTCCCTCGACCGCCAGATACTGGATGCTATAGCGATTGAAAGTGCGAGCATCCTGGACAACGCGCGCCTGGTCGAGCACGAACGGGAACGCCAGCGCATCGAGCGGGAGTTCGGAATTGCCCGGGAGATTCAACAGGCGCTCTTGCCGCGCAGCTTTAAGGACTTTCCTCACCTCGTCATCAGTGGAGTCAATACACCCTGCACTGAGGTCGGAGGCGATTATTTCGATGTCTTCTCGATCGACAAACGGCGGACGGCTTTCCTTATTGCAGACGTCTCCGGCAAGGGGCTCGGCGCGGCTCTCCTGACTCCGATGCTGCAGGGCGCGCTTTCCGCAATGGCCATGGATGTGACCCCGGAACGCGCCTTCCAGCACATCAATGGCTTCCTATGCACACATTCGTCCGTGGGCCGCTATGCAACTATGTTTTTCGGCATCCTCGATGTGGATGGTTCTCTGGAATACATCAATGCCGGACACCCATCACCGTTGCTGCTTCGAAGCAACGAGGTGACCGAACTCTATACCAAGGGCTCTTTACCTCTGGGCCTCGTCCCCGAAGCACAGCACACCATAGATCGGGCGAGGCTGGAGCCAGGCGATACGCTGGTACTTTTCAGCGATGGCGTCACCGAGGCTGCTGACGTCAACGACAACTTATTCGGCGTCGCGCGCCTGCAGGAGATGCTCCGAGGACATCACGAGTCGCCACTTGATCAAGTGAAAGAATCGATCGTCAAAGCCGTCGAGGGATTCAGCGCGGGTATAAGCCAGGCCGACGATTTAACTCTTCTACTGGTGCGTTACAGCGGAACTACGGAAAGCGACGGGCCAATCGCCTCAGTTGCTACAGCAGGACAAGCTACAGGAGGCGGGGCATGA
- the rpmB gene encoding 50S ribosomal protein L28 → MAQKCELCGKGPQFGNNISHAHNTTRRRWNVNLQPVKAVVDGVSKRMRVCTSCIKTGKIVKG, encoded by the coding sequence ATGGCTCAAAAATGTGAACTCTGCGGCAAGGGACCGCAGTTCGGCAACAACATCTCCCACGCCCACAACACGACTCGTCGTCGCTGGAACGTGAACCTGCAGCCCGTCAAGGCCGTCGTTGATGGCGTCAGCAAGCGTATGCGCGTCTGCACCAGCTGCATCAAGACCGGCAAGATCGTCAAAGGCTAA
- a CDS encoding SDR family NAD(P)-dependent oxidoreductase yields MASKKTVIATGASQGIGAAVVKAFLDREYNVVATSRSISKAGFAPSPNLALVDGDIGQSATAEKVAQTAINKFGSIDHVVNNAGIFAAKPFTDYTVDEFRSFVSTNLEGFIFITQLAVKQMLSQGTGGSVTTITASLAENPNVATPASIPMITKGGWMRLPSVSLLSMRRITSDLTQSRRASSTPLSTKTTRQIF; encoded by the coding sequence ATGGCAAGCAAAAAGACGGTGATCGCCACCGGCGCCTCGCAAGGAATAGGAGCAGCCGTGGTTAAGGCATTCCTGGATCGCGAATATAACGTCGTTGCAACGTCGCGTAGCATTTCCAAAGCCGGCTTTGCACCGTCCCCGAATCTCGCGCTCGTCGACGGAGACATCGGCCAGTCAGCGACAGCCGAGAAGGTTGCACAGACCGCAATCAACAAGTTCGGCTCGATCGACCATGTTGTCAATAATGCGGGGATCTTCGCAGCCAAGCCGTTCACGGACTATACCGTCGACGAGTTTCGGAGTTTCGTTTCCACTAACCTGGAAGGGTTCATCTTTATCACCCAGCTTGCGGTCAAGCAGATGCTGTCGCAGGGTACCGGTGGCAGCGTGACAACCATTACGGCTTCGTTGGCGGAGAACCCCAACGTAGCTACCCCGGCGTCGATTCCAATGATCACCAAGGGGGGCTGGATGCGATTACCATCAGTCTCGCTATTGAGTATGCGAAGAATAACATCCGATTTAACGCAGTCGCGCCGGGCGTCGTCGACACCCCTCTCCACAAAAACAACCCGCCAGATTTTCTGA
- a CDS encoding LacI family DNA-binding transcriptional regulator, which produces MIFAKVAGVSSATVSRVINGSNLVKPVTAERVRRVIADLKFVPYGSATTLKYGRSSTYGLIIPDITNPFFPEFIRSFESILVDHNQDMLMATTDFHPSKMQQTIYRMLVRKVDGIALLAAEIETEPIEAVIHHRVPLVTMDRLLLAPGLSDVAIDYASGMNQAVQHLKQLRHRKIGYIGGSDGPTISDHRVRAFVNAMRSADLEVDPAFIRVGNYRITGGESAMTEVLALRHRPTALLTANDLTAIGALRVIRKNGLSVPKDFSIVGFDDIDLSDIVYPAHYDPLTLARTCRGVLQSAGIVGKES; this is translated from the coding sequence GTGATATTTGCAAAGGTCGCTGGAGTCTCGAGTGCGACGGTTTCGCGTGTCATCAATGGCTCTAATCTCGTGAAACCTGTAACGGCTGAGCGCGTCCGACGTGTGATCGCGGACTTGAAGTTTGTCCCCTACGGCAGCGCTACGACGCTCAAGTACGGCAGAAGCAGTACGTACGGCCTCATTATCCCGGATATTACGAACCCCTTCTTCCCTGAGTTCATTCGGAGCTTCGAATCGATTCTCGTCGACCACAATCAGGATATGTTGATGGCGACCACAGACTTTCATCCGTCGAAGATGCAGCAGACGATATACAGGATGCTTGTCCGAAAAGTGGATGGAATAGCTCTGCTGGCTGCCGAGATTGAAACCGAGCCGATCGAGGCGGTGATTCATCACCGTGTGCCGCTGGTGACGATGGACCGGCTTTTGCTGGCCCCTGGCCTGAGTGATGTGGCTATTGACTATGCAAGCGGAATGAATCAGGCGGTTCAGCATCTCAAGCAATTACGGCATCGGAAGATCGGATACATAGGTGGTTCGGATGGCCCCACTATCTCCGATCATCGCGTCCGGGCGTTCGTCAACGCTATGCGCTCCGCTGACCTGGAGGTTGATCCAGCCTTCATCCGAGTGGGGAACTACCGCATTACAGGCGGTGAAAGTGCGATGACCGAAGTGCTCGCTCTCAGGCATCGTCCAACAGCGCTGCTGACTGCGAACGATCTGACCGCTATCGGCGCCTTGCGCGTGATCCGCAAGAATGGTCTCTCGGTTCCAAAGGATTTTTCCATCGTCGGCTTCGACGATATCGACCTAAGCGATATCGTCTATCCCGCTCACTACGATCCGCTTACCCTGGCACGAACTTGCCGAGGTGTTCTTCAAAGCGCTGGAATCGTCGGGAAAGAATCCTAA
- a CDS encoding putative quinol monooxygenase: MLSFTVRMTFDQADHEDVAEMLRQLTAETRKEPGCVSYIPHFVEGDACTVLIYEQYEDEAALDHHRNAPHFHQYAIGGLYQRMRDRQMENLTAVS, from the coding sequence ATGTTGAGTTTCACTGTACGGATGACGTTTGACCAGGCCGATCACGAAGATGTGGCGGAGATGTTGCGGCAGTTGACGGCGGAGACTCGCAAGGAGCCCGGATGTGTGAGCTATATTCCTCATTTTGTCGAGGGCGACGCCTGCACAGTGCTGATCTATGAGCAGTATGAGGATGAGGCGGCTCTGGATCACCACCGGAATGCGCCGCACTTTCATCAATATGCGATCGGCGGACTCTATCAGCGGATGCGCGACCGGCAGATGGAGAATCTTACGGCGGTGAGCTGA
- a CDS encoding RidA family protein, translating to MVSNKGSQSGSADRRLQDLGIQLPEVPKPFGTYVETVQTGNLLFFSGMLPVVDHKPKYIGRLGKELDAEAGRDAAYTAALNVLAAAKEHLGSLDRVTRVVRLGVFMATSGDFFDQPRVADAVSDLFRDVFGAEKASVRLVIGVASLPLGMPIELEVIFEVTE from the coding sequence ATGGTAAGCAATAAAGGTTCGCAGTCGGGTAGTGCTGATCGCCGGTTGCAGGACCTTGGAATTCAGCTCCCAGAAGTTCCGAAGCCGTTTGGCACTTACGTCGAGACAGTACAAACGGGCAATCTTCTCTTCTTTAGTGGCATGCTTCCAGTTGTCGACCACAAGCCGAAGTACATTGGCCGGCTTGGAAAAGAGCTCGATGCCGAGGCTGGGCGCGATGCCGCCTACACTGCGGCTTTGAACGTCCTCGCTGCGGCCAAAGAGCATTTAGGCTCACTTGATCGAGTGACTCGCGTTGTCCGGCTTGGAGTGTTCATGGCGACCTCCGGCGACTTCTTCGACCAGCCCAGGGTAGCGGACGCTGTCTCTGACCTGTTTCGAGACGTCTTCGGCGCCGAAAAAGCATCGGTGCGGTTAGTAATCGGCGTTGCCAGTCTTCCCCTGGGGATGCCGATTGAGCTCGAGGTCATCTTCGAAGTCACGGAGTAG
- a CDS encoding NAD-dependent epimerase/dehydratase family protein — MNVILFGATGMVGQGVLRECLLDHDIQQVLAVGRSATGQHHPKLRELTAPDLIDLTAIESKLTGYDTCFFCTGVSSAGMTEEKYTHLTYDLTLSVAQTLARLNPTMTFLYISGAGTDSTEKGRSMWARVKGRTENALLRLPFKAAYMFRPGFIQPLHGIRSKTRLYQFLYDVLAPIQPLLKGRLPKYITTTEQLGHAMIAVAKNGYPKPILESLDINAV; from the coding sequence ATGAACGTGATCCTCTTCGGTGCAACCGGCATGGTAGGCCAGGGCGTCCTGCGCGAATGCCTTCTGGACCACGATATTCAGCAAGTCCTGGCCGTCGGACGCAGCGCCACCGGCCAGCACCACCCAAAGCTCCGTGAACTGACCGCTCCCGACCTTATAGACCTCACCGCCATCGAGTCCAAGCTCACCGGCTACGACACCTGCTTCTTCTGCACCGGCGTCTCCTCAGCCGGAATGACTGAAGAAAAATACACCCACCTCACCTACGACCTCACGCTCTCCGTAGCCCAAACCCTGGCTCGCCTCAACCCCACCATGACCTTCCTCTACATCTCAGGAGCCGGAACCGACAGCACCGAAAAAGGTCGCAGCATGTGGGCACGCGTCAAAGGCCGCACCGAAAACGCCCTCCTCCGTCTTCCCTTCAAAGCCGCCTACATGTTCCGCCCGGGCTTCATCCAGCCGCTACACGGCATCCGCTCCAAAACCCGCCTCTACCAGTTCCTTTACGACGTCCTCGCGCCCATCCAGCCCCTGCTCAAAGGCCGCCTCCCCAAATACATCACCACCACCGAGCAACTGGGACACGCCATGATCGCCGTCGCCAAAAACGGCTATCCCAAACCTATCCTCGAATCGCTCGACATCAACGCCGTATAG
- a CDS encoding SDR family oxidoreductase, with the protein MRFNAVAPGVVDTPLHKNNPPDFLKTLSPMGTISDPKDIAEAVVYLTEARNVTGEVLHVDGGAHVGRW; encoded by the coding sequence ATCCGATTTAACGCAGTCGCGCCGGGCGTCGTCGACACCCCTCTCCACAAAAACAACCCGCCAGATTTTCTGAAGACCCTTTCCCCCATGGGCACGATCTCCGATCCGAAGGACATAGCTGAGGCGGTCGTTTATCTAACGGAAGCTCGTAACGTAACCGGGGAGGTGCTGCACGTGGACGGTGGTGCGCACGTGGGCCGATGGTAA
- the msrB gene encoding peptide-methionine (R)-S-oxide reductase MsrB: MAETTKVEKIHKTEAEWRELLTPEQFHVMREKGTERAFTGALLNNHESGVYQCAACNAPLFTSDKKFDSGSGWPSFWLPVSADAIEAHEDSTLGMRRVEVTCAKCGAHLGHVFPDGPRPTGMRYCINSASLGFEKQ, translated from the coding sequence ATGGCTGAGACGACGAAGGTCGAGAAGATTCACAAGACAGAGGCCGAATGGCGTGAGTTGCTGACTCCAGAGCAGTTCCATGTGATGCGCGAGAAGGGAACGGAGCGGGCTTTTACCGGTGCGCTGCTCAATAATCACGAGAGCGGGGTTTATCAATGCGCTGCGTGTAATGCTCCGCTGTTTACCTCGGACAAGAAGTTCGATTCAGGGAGCGGGTGGCCGAGCTTTTGGCTGCCGGTGTCCGCTGACGCGATTGAGGCACATGAAGACAGCACTCTGGGGATGCGGCGGGTCGAGGTGACGTGCGCGAAGTGCGGCGCTCATCTGGGTCACGTATTTCCCGATGGGCCGCGGCCTACGGGAATGCGATACTGCATCAACAGCGCTTCGCTGGGGTTCGAGAAGCAGTAA
- a CDS encoding alpha/beta fold hydrolase yields MNKNKSIIRALMTFAVVLATTLGANAQKKEKAMEQQVFYRTVKVDGLSIFYREAGPKDAPTILFLHGLPSSSRMFQPLLARLADNYHLVAPDYPGFGHSDWPDPKQFDYTFDHIASVMNGFTQALGLSHYTLYMQDYGGPVGFRMALTHPERVQALIVQDAVSHNEGLGANWATRRAFWADRPAHEEALRQNLLSLATTKTRHIGDDPNTELYDPDLWTDEYAFLNAPGQAQIQSDLFYDYRTNVDAYPKWQAWLQKTQPKLLVLWGKHDLSFDPGEPERYRKDVPNAAVYVLDAGHFALDTKADEIAARVRDFMKTQK; encoded by the coding sequence ATGAATAAGAATAAATCGATCATTCGGGCGCTGATGACCTTCGCGGTCGTGCTCGCCACTACCTTGGGTGCCAATGCTCAGAAAAAGGAGAAAGCCATGGAACAGCAGGTGTTTTATCGGACAGTGAAGGTCGACGGGCTCTCCATCTTCTACCGAGAGGCGGGACCGAAAGACGCTCCCACCATTCTTTTCCTGCATGGCCTTCCATCGTCGTCGCGAATGTTTCAGCCTCTACTGGCACGGCTTGCAGACAACTATCATCTGGTTGCGCCCGACTATCCGGGCTTCGGACATAGCGACTGGCCCGACCCCAAACAGTTCGATTACACCTTCGACCACATCGCTTCCGTGATGAACGGCTTCACGCAAGCACTGGGTTTGTCCCACTACACACTTTATATGCAGGACTACGGTGGGCCGGTTGGCTTTCGCATGGCATTGACGCACCCCGAGCGGGTACAGGCTCTCATCGTCCAGGACGCGGTCTCTCACAACGAAGGTCTTGGGGCAAACTGGGCGACACGTCGGGCATTCTGGGCGGACCGACCTGCTCATGAAGAGGCGTTGCGTCAAAACCTGCTGTCGCTTGCGACCACGAAGACACGCCACATAGGAGACGATCCAAATACCGAACTCTATGACCCGGATCTTTGGACGGATGAGTACGCATTTCTGAACGCGCCAGGGCAAGCGCAAATTCAAAGCGATCTCTTCTATGACTACCGCACGAACGTCGATGCTTATCCAAAGTGGCAGGCGTGGCTACAGAAGACGCAGCCAAAGCTTTTGGTCCTCTGGGGCAAGCACGATCTCTCGTTCGATCCCGGTGAGCCCGAGCGCTACCGCAAGGACGTACCGAACGCAGCGGTTTATGTACTCGACGCAGGGCACTTCGCGCTTGATACCAAAGCCGATGAGATTGCGGCACGGGTACGTGACTTCATGAAGACACAGAAGTAA
- a CDS encoding thioredoxin family protein, which produces MSKEINQNRRCFLGTAAMTIAAAQFGVIGSLKAQPSKTPVLLRLPIEGKLPSLGGATGWLNSQPLTAVGLRGKVVLIGFWTYTCINWRRTLPYLRAWAEKYEHQGLVVLGVSTPEFAFEKNVDNVRWAAKDMKIDYPIAVDNDYAIWRAFNNQYWPALYFIDAQGHIRHHQFGEGEYEQSEVIIQQLLAEAGNNGTSHGLVSVDARGAEVAADWGNLKSPENYVGYERTENFASPGGAVSNKPHIYGVPARLGLNHWALSGDWTMEKQSVALNRANSRIIYCFHARDLHLVMGPAERGTSARFRILIDGEPPAAGHGVDVDEQGNGTVTEQRMYQLVRQSEPIHDRLFEIEFLDPGVEAFAFTFG; this is translated from the coding sequence GTGTCCAAAGAAATCAATCAGAATCGTCGCTGCTTTCTTGGTACTGCGGCGATGACCATTGCCGCAGCTCAGTTCGGTGTGATCGGTTCTTTAAAAGCACAGCCCAGCAAGACGCCCGTACTGCTTCGATTACCGATTGAAGGTAAGCTACCATCTCTCGGAGGTGCGACCGGATGGCTCAACTCGCAGCCATTGACGGCGGTTGGCCTGCGCGGAAAGGTTGTCCTCATTGGCTTCTGGACCTATACCTGCATCAATTGGCGACGGACACTTCCTTATCTCCGCGCGTGGGCCGAGAAATACGAGCACCAAGGGTTGGTGGTGCTTGGCGTGAGTACACCGGAGTTCGCATTCGAGAAAAACGTCGACAACGTTCGCTGGGCTGCGAAGGACATGAAGATCGATTACCCGATCGCAGTCGATAACGACTATGCGATATGGCGTGCCTTCAACAATCAATATTGGCCGGCCCTCTATTTCATCGATGCGCAGGGGCATATTCGACATCATCAATTCGGCGAAGGCGAGTACGAACAGTCGGAAGTGATTATTCAACAATTGCTGGCGGAAGCCGGAAACAACGGCACAAGTCATGGACTGGTTTCGGTCGATGCCCGCGGTGCGGAAGTGGCCGCAGATTGGGGCAATCTGAAGTCTCCGGAAAACTATGTTGGCTATGAACGCACCGAGAACTTCGCATCTCCGGGTGGAGCGGTCTCGAATAAGCCGCATATCTATGGTGTCCCCGCGCGGTTAGGACTCAATCATTGGGCCCTCTCGGGCGATTGGACGATGGAAAAGCAATCTGTTGCTCTGAACAGGGCCAACAGTCGGATCATTTACTGTTTCCACGCGCGGGATCTTCATCTCGTCATGGGACCTGCAGAGCGCGGGACTTCCGCTCGATTTCGCATACTCATAGATGGTGAGCCGCCGGCCGCTGGTCACGGAGTCGACGTTGACGAACAAGGCAACGGCACGGTGACGGAACAGCGGATGTATCAATTGGTCCGCCAATCAGAGCCAATCCATGATCGCCTGTTCGAGATCGAATTTCTCGATCCGGGGGTGGAGGCCTTTGCGTTCACGTTCGGTTGA
- a CDS encoding adenylosuccinate synthase, whose product MSQRKSAVVLGAQWGDEGKGKIVDVLSEKFSVVARYAGGHNAGHTVIIGGKKFVLQLIPCGVLRPQCKGVIGNGVVFDPMAFLGEVKKLKEAGLEVNGQLFVSNRAQVILPYHRMIELAAETAPGRTKIGTTRRGIGPAYEDKVHRNGLRVVDLLNPALLRTHIKNACDEKNTIAHALFGTEPLDPKGMYEEYARLAEQVAPFVTDTAVLLNDAIRNGEKVMFEGAQGALLDIDHGTYPFVTSSSATAGGAVTGTGVGPTQIGTVIGVTKAYVTRVGEGPFPSEIHDGSAELLRARGQEYGAVTGRPRRCGWLDLPLLRYSNMINSTEWLVVTKMDVMDECDEIPVCAHYKIDGKLTDVIPADIRGFESIEPVYTKLKGWKASTEGITEFDKLPKLAQDYLHFLEKESGAKIGMVSTGPDRDQTMTLPEFAAALEA is encoded by the coding sequence GTGAGTCAACGCAAATCAGCGGTCGTTTTGGGTGCCCAGTGGGGCGATGAGGGCAAGGGCAAGATTGTGGATGTGCTGTCGGAGAAGTTCTCCGTTGTGGCGCGGTACGCGGGCGGGCATAACGCCGGGCATACGGTGATCATCGGCGGTAAGAAGTTCGTGCTCCAGCTGATCCCCTGCGGCGTGCTGCGGCCCCAGTGCAAGGGCGTTATCGGCAATGGCGTGGTTTTCGACCCGATGGCCTTTCTGGGCGAAGTAAAGAAGCTGAAGGAGGCCGGCCTGGAGGTCAATGGGCAGTTGTTTGTCTCCAACCGCGCACAGGTGATTCTGCCGTACCACCGCATGATTGAACTGGCAGCCGAGACGGCTCCGGGGCGGACGAAGATTGGGACGACGCGGCGCGGCATCGGGCCAGCGTATGAGGATAAGGTTCACCGCAATGGGCTGCGAGTGGTCGACCTGCTGAACCCCGCACTGCTGCGGACACACATCAAGAATGCCTGCGACGAGAAAAACACGATTGCGCATGCGCTATTCGGGACAGAGCCGCTGGACCCCAAGGGAATGTATGAGGAATACGCGCGGCTGGCTGAACAAGTCGCCCCGTTTGTTACGGATACGGCTGTGCTGCTGAACGACGCAATCCGCAACGGCGAGAAGGTGATGTTCGAGGGCGCGCAGGGTGCGCTGCTGGATATCGACCATGGGACGTATCCATTTGTGACGTCGTCTTCGGCTACGGCCGGTGGCGCGGTGACCGGAACGGGCGTAGGACCGACGCAGATCGGCACGGTGATTGGAGTCACCAAGGCCTATGTGACGCGTGTGGGGGAGGGGCCCTTCCCGTCGGAGATTCATGACGGTTCGGCCGAACTGCTGCGGGCGCGTGGGCAGGAATATGGCGCAGTGACTGGACGGCCACGGCGTTGCGGCTGGCTGGACCTGCCGCTGCTGCGCTACAGCAACATGATTAACTCGACCGAATGGCTCGTCGTGACCAAGATGGACGTGATGGATGAGTGCGACGAGATTCCGGTGTGCGCGCACTACAAGATCGATGGCAAGCTGACCGATGTGATTCCGGCTGACATTCGTGGCTTTGAGTCGATTGAGCCGGTTTACACGAAGCTGAAGGGATGGAAGGCCTCGACCGAAGGGATTACGGAGTTTGATAAGTTGCCGAAGCTGGCTCAGGATTATCTACACTTCCTGGAGAAGGAGTCCGGCGCGAAGATCGGCATGGTTTCGACCGGACCGGATCGCGACCAGACGATGACTCTTCCGGAGTTTGCCGCGGCGCTGGAGGCTTAG